One Obesumbacterium proteus DNA window includes the following coding sequences:
- a CDS encoding TrbM/KikA/MpfK family conjugal transfer protein: MKKVILSVLLFCVMASCSTTVMAADTCEVVLCMYGKATGNGGGSECHSAERAFFNIVKKNRHGFLPDHTADARKSFLLECDSAAPAAISQIISKYGPVRG, translated from the coding sequence ATGAAGAAAGTCATACTGTCTGTATTATTGTTCTGCGTTATGGCGTCATGTTCAACAACTGTAATGGCTGCTGATACCTGCGAAGTGGTGTTATGTATGTACGGTAAAGCAACCGGAAATGGCGGCGGCAGTGAATGCCATTCGGCTGAACGGGCATTCTTTAATATCGTAAAGAAGAACAGGCATGGTTTTCTGCCTGACCATACGGCTGATGCCAGAAAATCGTTTTTACTTGAATGTGATTCGGCAGCCCCTGCTGCTATCAGTCAGATCATCAGTAAATATGGCCCCGTTCGTGGTTAA
- a CDS encoding type IV secretory system conjugative DNA transfer family protein translates to MILNKLAVSLSPIVNGALSFIAFMQQHQLMLALLSGLTMPFFASMKSDERQKAPLWQKLIIAFSILCFLCGTMAPVVIWIFQWLYKGRVVTSIPVLAWPVLIAFTVTGFILHILLRRVLTPELDKIKKRLVRKTTLERELRTDVRTVKSLLPETLHYDPLDYIDLNKGLFIGIDRDIQPMYLPLKDWQKQHADIIGTTGAGKGVATGILLYQSILAGEGVFVMDPKDDEWAPHLYRKACEDAGKPFALIDLRKPQYQLNLIEAITADELEELFVAGFSLAEKGQESDFYRIDDRKAARIAAQFVTRNTASTIRDVYNGDYVQGITDKIKAFFGKIEELALLNAINAPTGFSLNKIFEAGGCCYVIGSMRNSKIITAQRMLLVRLYQLAERRERVKDVPRPIAIYLSELKYHLSRPALEGLGAARDKGVHIIMDHQSIADLKDCPADLKGDAVVGAVVENAKFKLVYRVMDPDTAEWVARMSGTILVDDEVRKAKTDAVLTETIDSERTIRQAERFFTDSNMILNLPDFVSFIFTTKTLPSASLISPIRVKKRELEICAVSPAIAATAATVNVTLDFSEEETSSVSVSMPDITTTRPDLFFDETGEKDTTTPNADKEENPSLLDF, encoded by the coding sequence GTGATTTTGAATAAGCTGGCCGTTTCACTGTCGCCGATAGTGAATGGCGCGCTGAGCTTCATTGCTTTTATGCAACAGCATCAGCTGATGCTGGCGCTGTTATCGGGGCTGACGATGCCGTTTTTCGCGTCGATGAAAAGCGATGAACGGCAAAAAGCCCCGTTGTGGCAAAAGCTGATTATTGCTTTTTCCATACTGTGTTTTCTTTGCGGTACGATGGCCCCGGTTGTTATCTGGATTTTCCAGTGGCTTTATAAAGGCCGTGTAGTCACCAGCATTCCCGTTCTGGCATGGCCGGTGCTGATTGCCTTTACCGTAACGGGTTTTATTTTGCATATTTTGCTGCGCAGAGTATTAACACCTGAGTTAGACAAAATAAAGAAACGCCTCGTCAGGAAAACCACGCTTGAACGGGAATTACGCACCGATGTCCGTACGGTGAAATCACTGCTGCCGGAAACACTGCATTATGACCCGCTGGATTATATCGACCTGAACAAAGGGTTATTTATCGGCATTGACCGCGATATTCAGCCGATGTACCTGCCGTTAAAAGACTGGCAAAAACAACACGCGGATATTATCGGCACCACCGGTGCTGGTAAGGGCGTTGCCACCGGGATATTACTTTATCAAAGTATTCTGGCCGGTGAAGGCGTATTTGTGATGGACCCCAAGGATGATGAATGGGCACCCCACCTTTACCGCAAGGCCTGTGAGGATGCAGGCAAACCTTTTGCCTTAATTGACCTGCGAAAACCCCAATACCAGTTAAACCTGATTGAAGCGATCACCGCCGATGAACTGGAAGAACTTTTCGTTGCCGGTTTCAGTCTGGCAGAGAAAGGTCAGGAATCTGACTTTTATCGGATTGACGACCGGAAAGCGGCCCGGATAGCCGCGCAATTTGTCACCCGAAATACTGCCTCAACCATTCGGGATGTTTATAACGGCGACTACGTTCAGGGTATTACCGATAAAATAAAAGCCTTTTTTGGGAAAATTGAAGAGCTTGCCTTACTCAATGCCATCAATGCGCCGACAGGATTTTCGCTTAATAAGATATTTGAGGCAGGCGGTTGCTGTTACGTCATCGGTTCAATGCGCAACAGCAAAATCATTACCGCTCAGCGCATGCTGCTGGTTCGCCTGTACCAGCTGGCAGAAAGGCGCGAGCGGGTGAAAGATGTGCCCCGCCCCATTGCAATTTATCTTTCCGAACTGAAATACCATTTATCCAGGCCCGCACTGGAAGGTTTAGGCGCGGCACGCGATAAAGGCGTGCATATTATTATGGACCATCAGTCTATTGCCGATTTAAAAGACTGCCCGGCAGATTTGAAAGGTGACGCCGTTGTCGGCGCTGTCGTTGAGAACGCCAAATTCAAACTGGTTTATCGTGTCATGGATCCTGACACCGCTGAATGGGTGGCGAGGATGTCAGGCACTATATTAGTCGATGATGAGGTCCGCAAAGCAAAAACCGATGCCGTGCTGACAGAGACTATCGACAGTGAACGCACCATCAGGCAGGCCGAGCGTTTCTTTACCGACAGCAATATGATCCTGAATCTACCCGATTTTGTCAGCTTCATTTTTACGACAAAAACACTCCCCTCTGCTTCGCTGATTTCGCCCATCAGGGTGAAGAAACGCGAACTGGAGATCTGTGCCGTGTCGCCCGCGATTGCCGCCACCGCCGCAACGGTAAACGTCACCCTGGATTTTAGCGAGGAGGAAACATCCTCCGTATCCGTATCAATGCCGGATATCACCACAACGCGGCCCGATCTTTTTTTTGATGAGACGGGCGAAAAAGACACAACAACACCGAATGCCGATAAAGAGGAAAACCCGTCATTGTTGGATTTTTAA
- the virB10 gene encoding VirB10/TraB/TrbI family type IV secretion system protein: MTDRPFPDEPEKTTAEREAEARERARSAMATQTPEQKTPPGQPEVTRFRKASGHRTLIVSLLSLALVIALASGGDRLLSALKRGDEKEADTAPPPSTGATQHERKNLGMDSNPFGLFGQRKQQGTDPASQTVTSAPALPAEPPALNKAAALADGLNSGSTTAGGNARASRSEPRNRAGMSESQPVSTAYTSCRSVLVRGADGRLRCPDPAAPETAQDTVDSDNPGVARVTGVRRLGLDPDLYIPVDRYIPCSMMRRFVSDVGGHISCLIGEDVWSASNHVKLIPAGTVARGVYRTGALQHGRSRMFVLWTELRTPEPGSLQIPLTDTQATGPLGEAGIAGWIDSHFWERFGNALMLSTVQDVAAAASEAAPGKDRNTDYTENTRAATAEMAKTTLENSISIPPTMYLNQGDVIGIMTGTDIDFSSVYQLRLKKKWYEH; encoded by the coding sequence ATGACTGACAGACCTTTCCCGGACGAACCGGAAAAAACCACCGCAGAGCGGGAAGCGGAAGCCCGTGAACGCGCCCGTTCGGCAATGGCGACGCAGACGCCGGAGCAAAAAACACCGCCCGGCCAGCCGGAAGTGACCCGTTTCCGTAAGGCGTCCGGTCACCGCACGCTGATCGTCAGCCTGCTGAGTCTGGCGCTGGTGATCGCCCTCGCATCCGGCGGCGATCGTCTTCTCAGCGCCCTGAAAAGGGGCGATGAGAAGGAAGCCGACACCGCACCGCCGCCCTCCACCGGGGCGACGCAGCATGAGCGTAAAAATCTGGGCATGGACAGTAACCCGTTTGGCCTGTTCGGACAGCGCAAACAGCAAGGCACAGACCCGGCCAGTCAGACCGTCACCAGCGCACCCGCCCTGCCAGCAGAGCCGCCCGCCCTGAACAAAGCGGCAGCACTGGCAGACGGGCTGAACAGCGGCAGTACAACGGCTGGCGGCAATGCCCGCGCGTCCCGTAGCGAACCGCGCAACCGCGCGGGAATGTCGGAGAGCCAGCCAGTCTCCACGGCGTACACGTCCTGTCGGTCGGTACTGGTCAGAGGGGCGGATGGCCGCCTGCGCTGCCCGGATCCCGCCGCACCGGAAACCGCGCAGGATACGGTTGACAGCGACAATCCGGGCGTCGCCCGTGTCACCGGGGTCAGACGGCTGGGCCTCGATCCTGATCTCTATATCCCGGTGGATCGTTATATTCCCTGTTCGATGATGCGGCGCTTTGTGTCCGATGTCGGCGGCCATATCTCCTGCCTGATTGGGGAGGATGTCTGGAGCGCCAGCAACCATGTGAAGCTGATCCCGGCGGGAACGGTCGCCCGTGGCGTCTACCGCACCGGGGCACTGCAACACGGGCGCAGCCGGATGTTTGTGCTGTGGACGGAGCTGCGCACGCCGGAGCCCGGCAGCCTGCAAATTCCGCTCACCGATACGCAGGCCACCGGCCCGCTCGGCGAGGCGGGGATTGCGGGCTGGATCGACAGCCATTTCTGGGAGCGTTTCGGCAACGCCCTGATGCTGAGTACCGTGCAGGACGTGGCGGCAGCGGCGTCAGAGGCCGCACCGGGGAAAGACCGCAATACCGACTACACCGAAAACACCCGCGCCGCTACGGCGGAAATGGCGAAAACGACGCTGGAAAACAGCATCAGTATCCCGCCCACGATGTACCTGAACCAGGGTGATGTGATCGGCATCATGACCGGCACGGATATTGATTTTTCCTCTGTTTATCAACTGCGACTGAAAAAGAAATGGTATGAACACTGA
- a CDS encoding ArdC family protein, with the protein MTISLHNKTSAPNTAAATSVSPLEQSGSSKTKFSQTRTDIYQTVTDSIISALEAGVKPWSCPWQRVDGMSGLPSNYATGVAYSGMNIMLLWCSASKQGFSDSRWMTYKQAQAEGGQVRKGEHGTTAIFYTTLEKENDDGETDFIPMLKTFTVFNVEQIDGLPLSEEAVFPAETFEPLPQVEALFRNSGATIIEKGQNAFFAPSTDEIRLPERCLFTDAANFYATGLHELVHWSGAKSRLNREMKGKFGSENYAFEELIAELGSAFLMADLGIVGEVQHESYIASWLKALKNDKRYIFKAASAASKAHRYLIDKI; encoded by the coding sequence ATGACTATTTCCCTGCATAACAAGACTAGCGCCCCTAACACCGCAGCGGCGACCAGCGTATCCCCGCTGGAGCAGTCAGGCTCCTCAAAAACGAAATTTTCTCAAACCAGAACCGACATTTATCAGACCGTTACTGACAGCATCATTTCTGCGCTAGAAGCCGGTGTAAAACCGTGGTCTTGCCCGTGGCAACGTGTAGATGGCATGTCTGGTCTGCCTTCCAATTACGCCACTGGTGTGGCTTATAGTGGCATGAATATCATGTTGCTGTGGTGCAGCGCATCTAAACAGGGATTCAGCGATTCCCGCTGGATGACTTACAAACAGGCGCAAGCGGAAGGCGGGCAGGTGCGTAAAGGCGAACATGGCACAACAGCCATTTTCTATACGACCCTGGAAAAGGAAAATGACGACGGAGAAACTGACTTTATCCCGATGCTGAAGACGTTCACCGTGTTTAATGTTGAGCAAATTGATGGTTTGCCTCTGAGTGAGGAAGCCGTTTTCCCGGCAGAGACCTTTGAGCCGTTACCGCAGGTTGAAGCGCTTTTCCGTAACAGTGGTGCAACCATCATTGAGAAGGGACAAAACGCCTTTTTTGCACCGTCAACCGATGAAATCCGTTTACCTGAACGTTGTCTTTTTACCGATGCGGCCAATTTCTACGCCACCGGACTGCATGAGCTGGTTCACTGGAGCGGGGCAAAAAGCCGGCTGAACCGTGAAATGAAAGGAAAGTTTGGCAGTGAGAATTATGCGTTTGAGGAGTTGATCGCCGAACTGGGAAGCGCATTCCTGATGGCGGACCTGGGGATTGTCGGGGAGGTTCAGCATGAAAGCTATATCGCTTCCTGGCTGAAAGCACTGAAGAACGACAAACGCTATATTTTCAAGGCCGCCAGCGCGGCATCGAAAGCGCATCGTTATTTAATTGATAAAATCTGA
- a CDS encoding type IV secretion system protein — translation MRYRDHLLALSLFFSAQAFSAGIPVFDAVQNTESINQWMQKLQQWEATVTHYKSELDAYKKQLATATGVRDIQGFLSDARSLKTDIDNLRKSGISLDDLLTTQNSSYSSELQNLYSKYKSFSVCSPEQEGIKSQSLADSCKQMILNQAMAIENTTDIENRINSTLSDISDLSDRISNAQDSKESQDLANAIAAKSVQLNALTNQWEMSVRQAEQRTTLLEQQRQKAFEQQQLTAPVADLNNL, via the coding sequence ATGCGTTACCGGGATCACCTTCTGGCATTATCGTTATTTTTCTCAGCACAGGCGTTCAGCGCCGGAATACCGGTTTTCGACGCCGTGCAGAATACCGAATCCATTAACCAGTGGATGCAGAAACTACAGCAATGGGAAGCTACGGTTACCCATTATAAAAGTGAACTTGATGCATATAAGAAACAACTGGCTACCGCAACCGGCGTACGGGATATTCAGGGTTTTCTCAGTGATGCCCGAAGCCTGAAAACCGATATTGATAATCTCCGTAAGAGCGGTATTTCACTGGATGATCTGCTGACCACGCAGAACAGTTCATATTCTTCTGAACTGCAAAACCTTTACAGTAAATACAAATCGTTCAGCGTATGCAGCCCGGAACAGGAAGGAATAAAATCTCAGTCTCTGGCCGACAGTTGCAAACAGATGATCCTCAATCAGGCAATGGCGATTGAGAATACCACTGACATTGAAAACAGGATCAACAGCACACTCAGCGATATATCAGACTTATCTGACCGTATATCGAATGCGCAGGACTCGAAAGAGTCTCAGGATCTGGCTAACGCCATCGCGGCGAAAAGCGTACAGTTAAATGCGCTGACGAATCAGTGGGAGATGTCTGTCAGACAGGCTGAACAGCGAACGACATTGCTGGAACAGCAAAGACAGAAAGCCTTTGAACAGCAGCAGCTGACGGCACCTGTTGCTGACCTTAATAATTTATAA
- a CDS encoding type IV secretion system protein: MSGGIFVGMDKNIMDGLNAVLEGQSSTYGTMISAIIVSSFTLFILYRGYQTLAGKLRTPVEDVVWDVGRMLLITTFVLNLDGWLDMVVAAIQGLKDGISGDDNIWALLDTVWEKAQALGQKLFNMDTSTYVKLNGGLAEVLVWGGAIVLLMAATFANLLAEITILLMTTTAPLFIFCLLYGFLKPMFDNWLKTIFAAILTIMFSALSIRIAINYLNKILDTAAKTSAETNMVTLAAQCLLAGTAAGVVVWFSAKLASALSGAAVQAVLQGAAMSGLGGLANKSADLAGPGIKGGARMAARGGMAARGGMAAATVAGRLISAGAGKTVNAWQKRAAAIESMKRLNRQRHR, from the coding sequence ATGTCCGGTGGTATTTTTGTTGGTATGGACAAAAACATCATGGATGGACTGAATGCCGTACTGGAAGGCCAGTCTTCCACTTACGGCACAATGATCAGCGCCATCATTGTCAGCTCTTTTACCTTATTTATACTCTATCGCGGTTATCAGACGCTGGCTGGCAAACTCCGGACCCCGGTTGAAGATGTCGTCTGGGATGTGGGGCGAATGCTGCTTATCACCACCTTTGTGTTAAACCTTGATGGCTGGCTGGATATGGTGGTAGCGGCAATCCAGGGACTCAAAGACGGTATCAGCGGCGATGATAACATCTGGGCGCTGCTCGATACCGTCTGGGAAAAGGCACAGGCGCTGGGGCAAAAGTTATTTAATATGGACACCTCAACTTACGTCAAACTGAATGGCGGCCTTGCCGAGGTGCTGGTATGGGGCGGCGCGATTGTCCTGCTGATGGCCGCCACTTTTGCCAACCTGCTCGCCGAAATCACCATCCTGTTAATGACGACCACCGCGCCGCTCTTTATTTTCTGCCTGCTGTACGGTTTTCTTAAACCGATGTTTGATAACTGGCTGAAAACGATTTTCGCGGCAATACTGACGATCATGTTTTCCGCCTTATCCATCCGTATCGCCATTAATTACCTGAATAAAATACTGGATACCGCAGCAAAAACATCCGCAGAAACCAATATGGTGACGCTGGCGGCGCAGTGCCTGCTGGCCGGGACAGCGGCGGGTGTGGTGGTCTGGTTCTCCGCAAAACTCGCCAGCGCACTCAGCGGAGCCGCCGTACAAGCGGTACTGCAGGGCGCAGCCATGAGTGGCCTGGGCGGACTGGCGAACAAATCCGCCGATCTCGCCGGACCCGGTATAAAAGGCGGTGCCCGGATGGCCGCCAGAGGTGGCATGGCCGCCAGAGGTGGCATGGCCGCCGCCACGGTGGCTGGCAGGCTCATCAGCGCAGGCGCGGGTAAAACCGTGAACGCCTGGCAGAAACGCGCCGCCGCCATCGAAAGCATGAAACGCCTGAACCGGCAGCGTCACCGTTAA
- a CDS encoding virB8 family protein, producing the protein MSDIQNIVNVSRSFESILLEKEERSRKTAWRMAAAGLMLAAMAIAAIIILLPLKTTDIELWSVDKQTGRYEYMTRVKERDISSEKALAHSLAAHYVRLREGYNYFFLQRDYDDVQLFNSDSVNRDYLDWFNGDQAPDVIFNKAEYVVYIDIISNVHAPATGPDNLATLRIKRTIRRIADNSVKTDVWNIRLTYRYVPHQQLTDSQREVNPLGFIVTSYQRDKELRGE; encoded by the coding sequence ATGTCTGATATTCAGAACATTGTTAATGTTTCCCGCTCTTTTGAATCCATCCTGCTGGAAAAGGAGGAGCGTTCCCGAAAAACCGCCTGGCGGATGGCTGCTGCCGGGCTGATGCTGGCCGCAATGGCGATTGCGGCCATTATTATTCTACTGCCGCTGAAAACCACCGACATTGAGTTATGGTCGGTGGATAAACAGACCGGGCGTTATGAATATATGACCCGCGTGAAGGAGCGGGATATTTCTTCTGAAAAGGCACTGGCGCACTCACTGGCAGCACACTATGTCAGACTCCGCGAGGGATACAATTATTTCTTCCTTCAGCGTGATTATGACGACGTACAGTTATTTAACAGCGACAGCGTGAACCGGGACTATCTGGACTGGTTTAACGGCGACCAGGCACCGGACGTAATTTTTAACAAGGCGGAATATGTCGTTTATATCGATATTATTTCCAATGTGCATGCGCCCGCCACCGGGCCGGATAATCTGGCGACCCTGAGAATTAAACGCACGATCCGCCGCATTGCCGATAATTCCGTGAAAACGGATGTCTGGAATATCCGTCTCACTTACCGCTATGTGCCACACCAGCAACTGACCGACAGCCAGCGTGAAGTGAATCCGCTGGGCTTCATCGTCACCAGCTACCAGCGCGATAAAGAGCTGAGGGGGGAATGA
- a CDS encoding EexN family lipoprotein yields the protein MLRSLFTLCTLSGVIVLSGCKETKSEAWYKQHPDETYAVYTQCLKDGEASDNCEFAHRAALMFAQEGQPGVKEKFEAIFQQEAEKRNAVTQ from the coding sequence GTGCTCAGATCCTTATTCACCTTATGCACACTCTCAGGCGTTATCGTGCTCTCCGGCTGCAAGGAAACCAAATCCGAAGCCTGGTATAAACAGCATCCTGACGAAACTTATGCGGTTTATACGCAATGCCTGAAGGATGGCGAGGCAAGCGATAACTGCGAATTTGCCCACCGGGCAGCACTTATGTTTGCACAGGAAGGCCAGCCCGGGGTTAAGGAGAAATTTGAGGCGATATTTCAGCAGGAAGCTGAAAAACGAAATGCTGTGACACAGTAA
- the mobC gene encoding MobC family replication-relaxation protein: protein MLITTYSERQTRHHEKIQRLLNFLKEETYSDFKTPMLLFGFRDHKSLYSLLSKAEGMGLIQKHVLVSRTMKISLWGITTDGLAVVLTPDDAIFPARFEPSKITGWTLEHHLDNQTARIILEQKGASGWINGDRTTFLNRYQTSHRPDGLITLPGGIVIAIETERRLKTKARYQSIIASHLLARTRKDWIYVFYIVPDPQKKRGLERLFDSIRHVIVNHQHIPLETRHRNVFRIYTLDELQRLDLDHGI, encoded by the coding sequence ATGCTTATCACCACATACAGCGAACGCCAGACGCGACACCACGAAAAAATACAACGACTGCTGAATTTTCTGAAGGAGGAAACGTACAGTGACTTTAAAACACCGATGCTGCTGTTCGGTTTCAGGGATCATAAATCACTGTATTCCCTGCTTTCAAAAGCCGAGGGTATGGGCTTGATACAAAAACATGTCCTGGTATCGCGCACGATGAAAATTTCATTATGGGGCATAACCACTGACGGGCTGGCCGTTGTATTAACCCCCGACGATGCGATTTTTCCGGCGCGGTTTGAGCCTTCAAAAATTACCGGCTGGACGCTGGAGCACCACCTTGATAATCAGACCGCCCGTATCATCCTTGAGCAAAAAGGCGCATCCGGATGGATAAACGGCGATCGCACAACCTTCCTCAATCGTTATCAGACCAGCCACCGCCCGGACGGACTGATTACCCTGCCCGGCGGCATCGTGATCGCTATTGAGACCGAGCGCCGTCTGAAAACCAAAGCCCGTTATCAGTCGATCATCGCCAGTCATTTGCTTGCCCGAACCCGTAAAGACTGGATTTACGTTTTTTATATCGTGCCGGACCCGCAGAAAAAGCGCGGTCTTGAACGGCTGTTTGACAGCATCCGGCACGTCATCGTTAACCATCAACACATCCCGCTGGAAACCCGCCACCGGAATGTCTTTCGCATCTACACGCTCGACGAGCTGCAACGGCTCGATTTAGACCACGGCATATAG
- the virB9 gene encoding P-type conjugative transfer protein VirB9 gives MLKHILLLTGLLASCVAWSAATPRGSTYDSRMQNVTYNSQNATVVRTRPGYVTMLVFDDGETVIDAQAGFPRGWTVTKSDNRVGVSPNPITQPVTDASGNNISQVFLPTEKDWKTNLFVVTSKRDYSLELNVLDRDSPAQAFVIRYHYPDEQRNKSAAASATRQQRQQEALDRQRIAAAFRQPASPRNWRYSKRVAAGSAAIAPDFTWDDGRFAYIGFSPTKTLPSVFRVVNGQEQAVTPQTVQQGNYTVMVVPASPQLVLRYGTSVVGVENAGSGRIPVTRSDTVSPSVTLEAK, from the coding sequence ATGCTGAAACACATTCTGCTCCTCACGGGGTTACTGGCGTCATGCGTGGCATGGAGCGCGGCGACACCACGCGGCAGCACGTATGACAGCCGGATGCAGAACGTCACGTACAACAGCCAGAATGCCACGGTCGTCCGTACCCGCCCCGGCTACGTCACCATGCTAGTGTTTGACGATGGTGAAACCGTTATCGATGCGCAGGCGGGTTTTCCCAGAGGCTGGACCGTGACGAAAAGCGACAACCGGGTGGGCGTCAGCCCGAACCCGATTACCCAGCCGGTCACGGACGCCAGCGGCAACAACATCAGTCAGGTGTTTCTGCCGACAGAGAAAGACTGGAAAACCAACCTGTTCGTGGTGACTTCGAAGCGCGATTACAGCCTGGAACTGAACGTGCTGGACCGCGACTCACCCGCTCAGGCCTTTGTTATCCGCTACCACTATCCTGATGAGCAGCGGAATAAATCCGCTGCCGCCAGCGCCACCCGCCAGCAACGACAGCAGGAAGCACTGGACCGGCAGCGGATAGCGGCAGCATTCCGGCAACCGGCCTCGCCGCGGAACTGGCGTTACAGCAAACGAGTGGCCGCCGGTTCCGCCGCCATCGCCCCAGACTTTACCTGGGATGACGGTCGTTTTGCGTATATCGGTTTTTCCCCCACGAAAACCCTGCCTTCCGTTTTCCGGGTGGTTAATGGTCAGGAGCAGGCGGTCACGCCGCAGACAGTTCAACAGGGCAACTACACCGTGATGGTGGTTCCGGCATCGCCGCAACTGGTACTGCGTTACGGCACCTCGGTGGTGGGCGTGGAAAACGCCGGATCCGGGCGTATCCCGGTAACCCGCAGTGACACCGTTTCACCGTCCGTTACGCTGGAGGCAAAATGA
- the virB11 gene encoding P-type DNA transfer ATPase VirB11, whose protein sequence is MNTENLSLEFMKNRLFGDFLAQEGLTEIAINRPGELHTKIRGKWQKHDSPVTLRQCHAFARALASWHEDNIDDTSPILSATSGAGERIQVIIPPASERHTVSVTLRKPSFEQKTHQSWIDAGFYQRVSGQEKTESHDEALIRLYHSGDIPRFMEKAVEYGKTIFIVGETGSGKTTYMKTLLHYIPLHLRLITIEDNPEIRFYHHGNYVHLFYPADAGDNAIVTPGRLIRASYRMNPDRILLAEIRGREAWDALKIVGSGHKGLITSLHAGSPAECIDGIIDRCYENPDCRDIPYDVLLRKVLKSIDVIVSIDIHGDVRQMHNVYFKPVHLNSMKEVFRK, encoded by the coding sequence ATGAACACTGAAAACCTGTCACTGGAGTTTATGAAAAACCGGTTGTTTGGTGATTTCCTCGCGCAGGAGGGCCTGACGGAAATTGCCATTAACCGGCCGGGTGAACTGCATACGAAAATCCGGGGGAAATGGCAAAAACATGACTCCCCGGTCACGCTGCGTCAGTGCCATGCCTTTGCCAGAGCACTGGCTTCCTGGCATGAGGATAATATTGACGACACGTCGCCGATCCTTTCTGCAACATCAGGAGCCGGCGAGCGTATTCAGGTGATTATTCCCCCGGCCAGCGAACGTCATACGGTGTCCGTTACGCTGCGCAAACCATCGTTTGAGCAGAAAACGCATCAGTCATGGATTGATGCGGGATTTTACCAGCGGGTGAGCGGTCAGGAGAAAACGGAAAGTCATGATGAGGCACTGATACGGTTATACCACAGCGGGGACATTCCCCGCTTTATGGAAAAGGCGGTGGAATACGGAAAAACGATTTTTATTGTGGGGGAAACCGGCTCCGGCAAAACCACCTATATGAAAACGCTGCTGCATTATATTCCGCTGCATCTCCGGTTAATAACGATTGAGGATAACCCCGAAATCCGCTTTTATCACCACGGCAATTATGTTCATCTTTTTTACCCTGCGGATGCCGGGGATAACGCCATTGTCACACCTGGCAGACTGATACGCGCCAGCTACCGGATGAACCCTGACCGGATATTACTGGCGGAAATTCGCGGACGGGAAGCGTGGGATGCGCTGAAAATTGTCGGTTCCGGGCATAAGGGTTTAATCACCTCCCTGCATGCGGGCAGCCCGGCGGAATGTATTGACGGGATTATTGACCGCTGCTATGAAAACCCCGACTGCCGGGATATTCCTTATGATGTGCTGTTACGTAAGGTGCTTAAAAGCATTGATGTCATCGTCAGTATTGATATACACGGCGATGTTCGCCAGATGCATAATGTTTACTTTAAACCAGTTCATTTAAATAGCATGAAAGAGGTATTCAGAAAATAA